One Stigmatopora argus isolate UIUO_Sarg chromosome 20, RoL_Sarg_1.0, whole genome shotgun sequence genomic region harbors:
- the LOC144065876 gene encoding uncharacterized protein LOC144065876 isoform X1, which translates to MSARTQLPKLQEELFEVKQEHSTHEQWTVWNMTHEKVVLHRLEGFREYLGPDGKESAGLKKELELPQIKGEEPEFSQQQMRDERLPIKEEDDVTWSLGEFLKREEDLGVTSRGAEPAHTLTLPQIKEEEPEFPQQQMRDERLPIKEEDDVTWSLGEFLKREEDLGVTSRGAEPAHTLTLPQIKEEEPEFPQQQIKKEEEDVTVSTGEPFKSEDDLGVAGREAETPNGSLAEGQADNLIALLSESEDFLYDNEGLKDGKLWKCSQCGKTFGKKSTLKTHMRSHTGEKPLCTICGKTFTHKGKLNIHARTHTGEKPFSCSVCGQRFTRKEHLNSHARTHTGENTFSCSVCGKRFTRKESLKIHTRTHTSEKPFSCSVCGQRFTRKGNLIRHTRTHTGEKPFSCSVCGKAFSQQHYLKSHTSTHTGEKPFSCSVCGQRFTEKRPLNRHARTHTGEKPFSCSVCGKRFKEKESLKIHTRTHTGEKPFSCSVCGKTFTEKGNLKRHTRTHTGGKPFSCSVCGKTFSLQHHLKRHTRTHTGEKPFSCSVCGQRFTQKGDLDSHARTHTGENTFSCSVCGQRFTQKGILKIHTKIHTGEKPFSCSVCGQRFTQKGLLKTHTRTHTGEKPFSCSVCGKTFTEKGNLKKHTRIHTGEKTFSCSVCGKRFTEKGTLKKHTRTHTGEKPFSCSVCGQRFKEKKTLKMHTRTHTGEKPFSCSVCGKRFTEKGILKMHTRTHSSEKPFSCSVCGQIFTQKGSLKIHTRTHTGEKPFSCSLCGQTFTRKDNLISHARTHTV; encoded by the exons atgtcggcaagaacacaactgccaaagctccaggaggaactttttgaggtcaaacaggagcattcaactcacgagcaatGGACAGTTTGGAACATGacgcacgagaaagttgttcttcatagactagaag gtttcagagaatatcttggtcctgatgggaaagagtctgctggccttaaaaaggaactcgagctcccccaaatcaaaggggaggagccagagttctctcaacaacaaatgagagacgagcgacttccaatcaaggaggaagatgatgtcacctggtcacttggtgaattcctgaagagggaagaggatctgggcgtgaccagcagaggggcggagcctgcacacaccttaacattaccccaaattaaagaggaggagccagagttccctcaacaacaaatgagagacgagcgacttccaatcaaggaggaagatgatgtcacctggtcacttggtgaattcctgaagagggaagaggatctgggcgtgaccagcagaggggcggagcctgcacacaccttaacattaccccaaattaaagaggaggagccagagttccctcaacagcaaatcaaaaaggaggaagaagatgtcaccgtgtcaactggtgagcctttcaagagtgaagatgatctgggcgtggccggcagagaggcggagactccgaacggcagcttagcagaagggcaagcagacaatttaattgctctgttatcagaaagcgaagactttctttatgacaatgaaggtcttaaggacggcaaactctggaaatgctctcagtgtggaaaaacctttgggaaaaagtctactttgaaaacacatatgaggagccacaccggggagaaacccttatgtacaatttgtggtaaaacatttacacacaagggaaagttaaatattcatgcaagaacacacactggtgaaaaaccattttcgtgttcagtttgcggtcaaagattcacacggaaggaacacttaaatagtcatgcaagaacacacacaggtgaaaatacattttcgtgttcagtttgcggtaaaagatttacacggaaagaaagcttaaaaatccacacaagaacccacactagtgaaaaaccattttcgtgttcagtttgcggtcaaagattcacacggaagggaaacttaattcgtcatacaagaacccacactggtgaaaaaccattttcgtgttcagtttgtggtaaagccttttctcaacagcattacttaaaatcgcacacaagcacccacactggtgaaaaaccattttcgtgttcagtttgtggtcaaagatttacagagaagcgACCCTTAAatcgtcatgcaagaacccacactggtgaaaaaccattttcgtgttcagtttgtggtaaaagatttaaagagaaagaaagcttaaaaatacacacaagaacccacactggtgaaaaaccattttcgtgttcagtttgtggtaaaacatttacagagaagggaaacttaaaaaggcacacaagaacccacactggtggaaaaccattttcgtgttcagtttgcggtaaaaccttttctctacagcatcacttaaaaagacacacaagaacacacacgggtgaaaaaccattttcgtgttcagtttgtggtcaaagattcacacagaaaggaGACTTagatagtcatgcaagaacacacacgggtgaaaatacattttcgtgttcagtttgtggtcaaagatttacacagaagggaatcttaaaaatacacacaaaaatacacactggtgaaaaaccattttcgtgttcagtttgtggtcaaagatttacacaaaaGGGActcttaaaaacgcacacaagaacccacactggtgaaaaaccattttcgtgttcagtgtgtggtaaaacatttacagagaagggaaacttaaaaaagcacacaagaatccacactggtgaaaaaacattttcgtgttcagtttgtggtaaaagatttacagagaagggaaccttaaaaaagcacacaagaacccacactggtgaaaaaccattttcgtgttcagtttgtggtcaaagatttaaagagaagaaaaccttaaaaatgcacacaagaacccacacaggtgaaaaaccattttcgtgttcagtttgtggtaaaagatttacagagaagggaatcttaaaaatgcacacgagaacacactcgagtgaaaaaccattttcgtgttcagtttgtggtcaaatattcacacagaaaggaagcttaaaaatccacacaagaacccacactggtgaaaaaccattttcgtgttcactttgtggtcaaacattcacacggaaggataacttaattagtcatgcaagaacacacacagtttaa
- the LOC144065876 gene encoding uncharacterized protein LOC144065876 isoform X2, whose protein sequence is MASPSEFTCGKRPAKFHEENSTFCKIMHAKVVLHRLEGFREYLGPDGKESAGLKKELELPQIKGEEPEFSQQQMRDERLPIKEEDDVTWSLGEFLKREEDLGVTSRGAEPAHTLTLPQIKEEEPEFPQQQMRDERLPIKEEDDVTWSLGEFLKREEDLGVTSRGAEPAHTLTLPQIKEEEPEFPQQQIKKEEEDVTVSTGEPFKSEDDLGVAGREAETPNGSLAEGQADNLIALLSESEDFLYDNEGLKDGKLWKCSQCGKTFGKKSTLKTHMRSHTGEKPLCTICGKTFTHKGKLNIHARTHTGEKPFSCSVCGQRFTRKEHLNSHARTHTGENTFSCSVCGKRFTRKESLKIHTRTHTSEKPFSCSVCGQRFTRKGNLIRHTRTHTGEKPFSCSVCGKAFSQQHYLKSHTSTHTGEKPFSCSVCGQRFTEKRPLNRHARTHTGEKPFSCSVCGKRFKEKESLKIHTRTHTGEKPFSCSVCGKTFTEKGNLKRHTRTHTGGKPFSCSVCGKTFSLQHHLKRHTRTHTGEKPFSCSVCGQRFTQKGDLDSHARTHTGENTFSCSVCGQRFTQKGILKIHTKIHTGEKPFSCSVCGQRFTQKGLLKTHTRTHTGEKPFSCSVCGKTFTEKGNLKKHTRIHTGEKTFSCSVCGKRFTEKGTLKKHTRTHTGEKPFSCSVCGQRFKEKKTLKMHTRTHTGEKPFSCSVCGKRFTEKGILKMHTRTHSSEKPFSCSVCGQIFTQKGSLKIHTRTHTGEKPFSCSLCGQTFTRKDNLISHARTHTV, encoded by the exons atggcgtctccatcagaatttacgtgtgggaaaagaccagcaaagttccacgaggaaaactcgacattttgcaaaataatgcatgcaaaagttgtccttcacagactagaag gtttcagagaatatcttggtcctgatgggaaagagtctgctggccttaaaaaggaactcgagctcccccaaatcaaaggggaggagccagagttctctcaacaacaaatgagagacgagcgacttccaatcaaggaggaagatgatgtcacctggtcacttggtgaattcctgaagagggaagaggatctgggcgtgaccagcagaggggcggagcctgcacacaccttaacattaccccaaattaaagaggaggagccagagttccctcaacaacaaatgagagacgagcgacttccaatcaaggaggaagatgatgtcacctggtcacttggtgaattcctgaagagggaagaggatctgggcgtgaccagcagaggggcggagcctgcacacaccttaacattaccccaaattaaagaggaggagccagagttccctcaacagcaaatcaaaaaggaggaagaagatgtcaccgtgtcaactggtgagcctttcaagagtgaagatgatctgggcgtggccggcagagaggcggagactccgaacggcagcttagcagaagggcaagcagacaatttaattgctctgttatcagaaagcgaagactttctttatgacaatgaaggtcttaaggacggcaaactctggaaatgctctcagtgtggaaaaacctttgggaaaaagtctactttgaaaacacatatgaggagccacaccggggagaaacccttatgtacaatttgtggtaaaacatttacacacaagggaaagttaaatattcatgcaagaacacacactggtgaaaaaccattttcgtgttcagtttgcggtcaaagattcacacggaaggaacacttaaatagtcatgcaagaacacacacaggtgaaaatacattttcgtgttcagtttgcggtaaaagatttacacggaaagaaagcttaaaaatccacacaagaacccacactagtgaaaaaccattttcgtgttcagtttgcggtcaaagattcacacggaagggaaacttaattcgtcatacaagaacccacactggtgaaaaaccattttcgtgttcagtttgtggtaaagccttttctcaacagcattacttaaaatcgcacacaagcacccacactggtgaaaaaccattttcgtgttcagtttgtggtcaaagatttacagagaagcgACCCTTAAatcgtcatgcaagaacccacactggtgaaaaaccattttcgtgttcagtttgtggtaaaagatttaaagagaaagaaagcttaaaaatacacacaagaacccacactggtgaaaaaccattttcgtgttcagtttgtggtaaaacatttacagagaagggaaacttaaaaaggcacacaagaacccacactggtggaaaaccattttcgtgttcagtttgcggtaaaaccttttctctacagcatcacttaaaaagacacacaagaacacacacgggtgaaaaaccattttcgtgttcagtttgtggtcaaagattcacacagaaaggaGACTTagatagtcatgcaagaacacacacgggtgaaaatacattttcgtgttcagtttgtggtcaaagatttacacagaagggaatcttaaaaatacacacaaaaatacacactggtgaaaaaccattttcgtgttcagtttgtggtcaaagatttacacaaaaGGGActcttaaaaacgcacacaagaacccacactggtgaaaaaccattttcgtgttcagtgtgtggtaaaacatttacagagaagggaaacttaaaaaagcacacaagaatccacactggtgaaaaaacattttcgtgttcagtttgtggtaaaagatttacagagaagggaaccttaaaaaagcacacaagaacccacactggtgaaaaaccattttcgtgttcagtttgtggtcaaagatttaaagagaagaaaaccttaaaaatgcacacaagaacccacacaggtgaaaaaccattttcgtgttcagtttgtggtaaaagatttacagagaagggaatcttaaaaatgcacacgagaacacactcgagtgaaaaaccattttcgtgttcagtttgtggtcaaatattcacacagaaaggaagcttaaaaatccacacaagaacccacactggtgaaaaaccattttcgtgttcactttgtggtcaaacattcacacggaaggataacttaattagtcatgcaagaacacacacagtttaa